A portion of the Salmo trutta chromosome 1, fSalTru1.1, whole genome shotgun sequence genome contains these proteins:
- the LOC115206256 gene encoding SUN domain-containing protein 1 isoform X3 — translation MQGKESDRRMTMDFSRLHTYTPPQCAPENTGYTYSLSSSYSTVALEFEKVHQIAPVFNSPRMSRRSLRLQTTGGLYGNDSLAEFSSQNHSSGGSSRTESWMVRSRKQQQQSASSSRSLNQSLSLNQSRSLNLSLNQTPRKTLSFSTTNTPSTGCTTASDASLLSSILDQSSLRQRSTTTTTTDGYWGSDQDTNLKGRSSRTDHSSTGANGGVNTVSHSHAMVANGYTCKDCSIHSERKEALTTYSSSSSSRAASAAEAAAALSSSSSSQAASAAAAANAISSSSASSSSLYCTVKSQRSKTGLLVSVSNTCFHYSRRALAPIVSMMTLLYQNVLWLGTRAKSHSGKGVLVSLLDRARRAVSSSASRVSWFFKQTTLHRMMGYRANGYEGKAHSSYCGSMNVKDHVMGDGHPHFLNGSLCYCLLQPGYYVVRSGLALGSAVGSAVRSVAQRLLSVLWLVLGAPGKAARRLLWCLGTGWYQLVCLMSLFNVFFLTRCLPRMWKLLLFLLPLLLLLWLWFWGPSSFLSYLPAINLTEWRSRVVSPFTLSSFILTPALVPTPATPLEQTTPAPPGPQAQPVLPPIVTVDTESLERVEHGLALLWERVQQGDQRQEQHHGDTLAQYTLLREQLDSQTDRDSLGLWVSGLLEHRITLLRGELEQQEASHRAQTEEQRVQQQQSQETRLAELERLLQVLATKSEAVQQKREQRKEETATPPPASVPVSVGVDQEAHAALLAEVQRLEEELGRIRGDLQGVMGCQGKCEQLNTIQETVSTQVSAQVRRELRALFYGSDDQTPQGEPDIPKGLLQWLSLRFVSGADLQALLANLELSILRNVSLQLEQSRAEARAAVITTQTQAITQSAQHTAVGGGLSEEQVQLIVQNALKLYSQDRTGLVDYALESGGGSILSTRCSETYETKTALMSLFSVPLWYFSQSPRVAIQPDMYPGNCWAFKGSHGYLVIRLSLRILPTAFCLEHIPKALSPTGNITSAPRNFTVYGLDDEYQEEGKLLGQYTYQEDGDSMQNFPVMEKNERAFQIIEVRVLTNWGHPEYTCLYRFRVHGEPRIQ, via the exons ATGCAAGGGAAGGAG TCTGATCGGAGAATGACCATGGATTTCTCTCgcctacacacatacactcctCCACAGTGTGCTCCAGAGAACACAGGATATACCTACTCCCTCAG CTCCAGCTACTCGACTGTGGCCCTAGAGTTTGAGAAGGTGCATCAGATCGCTCCCGTGTTCAACTCGCCCAGGATGTCGCGGCGGAGCCTGCGTCTGCAGACCACTGGTGGTCTCTATGGCAACGACAGCCTGGCTGAATTCTCCTCCCAGAACCACAGCAGCGGAGGGTCCAGTCGGACAGAGTCATG gaTGGTAAGGAGCagaaagcagcagcagcagtctgCCTCCAGCTCCCGGTCCCTGAACCAGTCCCTGTCCCTGAACCAGTCCCGGTCCCTGAACCTGTCCCTGAATCAGACGCCACGCAAgaccctctccttctccactacCAACACTCCCTCTACGGGCTGCACCACTGCCAGCGATGCCTCCCTGCTATCCTCCATCCTGGACCAGTCCAGCCTCCGCCAGCgatccaccaccactactaccacagaCGGCTACTGGG GTTCAGATCAGGATACCAATCTGAAAG GGAGGAGTTCAAGGACGGACCACAGCTCAACGGGTGCGAACGGCGGCGTCAACACTGTGTCGCACAGCCACGCCATGGTCGCCAACGGTTACACCTGTAAAGACTGTTCCATACACTCTGAGAGGAAAGAAGCTCTCACCAcatactcctcctcttcctcgtctcGGGCTGCCTCTGCTGCAGAAGCTGCCGCCGCCCtttcatcctcttcctcatctcaggCTGCCTCTGCTGCAGCAGCTGCTAACGCCATCTCATCATCATCAGCCTCATCCTCCAGTTTATACTGCACGGTCAAGAGTCAGAGGAGCAAGACAG GTCTCCTGGTGTCAGTCTCTAACACGTGTTTCCACTACAGCAGACGAGCCCTGGCCCCCATAGTGTCCATGATGACACTGCTCTACCAGAACGTTCTGTGGCTGGGCACAAGAGCCAAGAGCCACTCAGGCAAAG GTGTCCTGGTGTCCCTCTTAGACAGGGCCAGACGTGCCGTCTCCTCCAGCGCGTCCCGTGTCTCTTGGTTCTTTAAGCAGACCACTCTCCACAGGATGATGGGCTACAGGGCCAACGGCTACGAAGGCAAAG CTCACTCCAGTTACTGTGGGAGCATGAATGTAAAAGACCACGTGATGGGAGACGGACACCCCCACTTTTTGAATGGCTCGTTGT GCTACTGTCTGCTCCAGCCAGGTTACTATGTAGTGAGGTCAGGCCTGGCGCTGGGGTCAGCAGTGGGGTCAGCAGTACGGTCAGTGGCTCAGAGACTACTGTCAGTGCTGTGGCTAGTCCTGGGAGCTCCAG gtaaaGCAGCCAGACGGTTGTTGTGGTGTCTGGGGACAGGCTGGTACCAGCTGGTGTGTCTCATGTCTCTGTTCAACGTCTTCTTCCTGACCCG gTGCCTGCCCAGAATGTGgaagctcctcctcttcctccttcccctcctgctACTCCTGT ggttGTGGTTCTGGGGTCCGTCCAGTTTCCTCTCCTACCTTCCAGCCATAAACCTGACAGAGTGGCGCTCCAGAGTGGTGTCCCCCTTCACCCTCTCATCGTTTATCCTGACCCCTGCCCTTGTTCCCACCCCCGCCACACCACTGGAGCAGACTACCCCAGCACCCCCCGGCCCACAGGCACAG CCAGTCCTTCCCCCCATAGTCACTGTGGACACAGAGAGCCTGGAGCGGGTGGAGCATGGTCTGGCCCTGCTGTGGGAGCGGGTGCAGCAGGGGGACCAGAGGCAGGAGCAGCATCACGGGGACACCCTGGCCCAGTACACCCTCCTGAGGGAGCAGCTGGACAGCCAGACGGACAGGGACAGCctgggtctctgggtctctggCTTGCTGGAGCACAGGATCACCctgctgagaggagagctggagcaGCAGGAGGCCTCACACAGGGCACAG ACTGAAGAGCAGAGGGTTCAGCAGCAGCAGAGTCAGGAGACACGGCTAGCTGAGCTGGAGAGGCTGCTGCAGGTCCTCGCTACTAAATCTGAG GCGGTGCAACAGAAACGGGAACAGCGGAAGGAGGAGACAGCCACACCACCCCCTGCCTCTGTCCCTGTCAG TGTGGGTGTGGACCAGGAGGCCCATGCTGCTTTGCTGGCGGAGGTGCAGAGGCTGGAGGAGGAGCTGGGTCGGATCAGGGGCGACCTGCAGGGGGTGATGGGATGTCAAGGGAAATGTGAGCAACTGAACACAATCCAGGAAACG GTGTCTACCCAGGTGTCCGCCCAGGTGAGGCGGGAGCTGCGGGCCCTGTTCTACGGCTCTGACGACCAGACCCCCCAGGGTGAACCAGACATCCCCAAGGGACTCCTCCAGTGGCTGTCGTTGCGCTTTGTGAGCGGGGCCGACCTGCAGGCCCTCCTGGCCAACCTGGAGCTCAGCATCCTGAGGAACGTGTCGCTGCAGCTGGAGCAGAGCAGGGCTGAGGCCAGGGCTGCAGTCATCACCacccagacccaggctattacaCAGAGTGCCCAACACACCGCCGTGGGCGGGGGACTGTCTGAGGAG cAAGTGCAGCTGATCGTCCAGAATGCCCTGAAACTCTACTCCCAGGATAGGACGGGCCTAGTGGACTACGCCCTGGAGTCTGGAG GCGGTAGCATCCTAAGCACGCGCTGCTCGGAGACGTACGAGACAAAGACGGCCCTCATGAGTCTGTTCAGCGTGCCCCTCTGGTACTTCTCCCAGTCACCCCGCGTCGCCATCCAG ccTGATATGTATCCAGGGAACTGCTGGGCGTTTAAAGGTTCTCATGGTTACCTGGTCATCCGGTTGTCCCTGAGGATCCTCCCCACAGCCTTCTGTCTGGAGCACATCCCCAAGGCCCTGTCCCCTACCGGCAACATCACCAGCGCCCCGCGCAACTTCACTGTCTAT GGTCTGGATGATGAGTATCAGGAGGAGGGGAAGCTGTTGGGTCAATACACCTACCAGGAGGATGGAGACTCAATGCAGAACTTCCCTGTCATG GAGAAGAACGAAAGGGCCTTCCAGATCATCGAGGTGCGGGTGCTGACCAACTGGGGTCACCCCGAGTACACCTGCCTCTACCGCTTCAGAGTCCACGGAGAACCTCGCATCCAGTGA
- the LOC115206256 gene encoding SUN domain-containing protein 1 isoform X4 — protein sequence MQGKESDRRMTMDFSRLHTYTPPQCAPENTGYTYSLSSSYSTVALEFEKVHQIAPVFNSPRMSRRSLRLQTTGGLYGNDSLAEFSSQNHSSGGSSRTESWMVRSRKQQQQSASSSRSLNQSLSLNQSRSLNLSLNQTPRKTLSFSTTNTPSTGCTTASDASLLSSILDQSSLRQRSTTTTTTDGYWGSDQDTNLKGRSSRTDHSSTGANGGVNTVSHSHAMVANGYTCKDCSIHSERKEALTTYSSSSSSRAASAAEAAAALSSSSSSQAASAAAAANAISSSSASSSSLYCTVKSQRSKTGLLVSVSNTCFHYSRRALAPIVSMMTLLYQNVLWLGTRAKSHSGKAHSSYCGSMNVKDHVMGDGHPHFLNGSLCDDCKGKQHLGTNTLVHSHTQTSRTHRLLGGLWTLIAYTGYCLLQPGYYVVRSGLALGSAVGSAVRSVAQRLLSVLWLVLGAPGKAARRLLWCLGTGWYQLVCLMSLFNVFFLTRCLPRMWKLLLFLLPLLLLLWLWFWGPSSFLSYLPAINLTEWRSRVVSPFTLSSFILTPALVPTPATPLEQTTPAPPGPQAQPVLPPIVTVDTESLERVEHGLALLWERVQQGDQRQEQHHGDTLAQYTLLREQLDSQTDRDSLGLWVSGLLEHRITLLRGELEQQEASHRAQTEEQRVQQQQSQETRLAELERLLQVLATKSEAVQQKREQRKEETATPPPASVPVSVGVDQEAHAALLAEVQRLEEELGRIRGDLQGVMGCQGKCEQLNTIQETVSTQVSAQVRRELRALFYGSDDQTPQGEPDIPKGLLQWLSLRFVSGADLQALLANLELSILRNVSLQLEQSRAEARAAVITTQTQAITQSAQHTAVGGGLSEEQVQLIVQNALKLYSQDRTGLVDYALESGGGSILSTRCSETYETKTALMSLFSVPLWYFSQSPRVAIQPDMYPGNCWAFKGSHGYLVIRLSLRILPTAFCLEHIPKALSPTGNITSAPRNFTVYGLDDEYQEEGKLLGQYTYQEDGDSMQNFPVMEKNERAFQIIEVRVLTNWGHPEYTCLYRFRVHGEPRIQ from the exons ATGCAAGGGAAGGAG TCTGATCGGAGAATGACCATGGATTTCTCTCgcctacacacatacactcctCCACAGTGTGCTCCAGAGAACACAGGATATACCTACTCCCTCAG CTCCAGCTACTCGACTGTGGCCCTAGAGTTTGAGAAGGTGCATCAGATCGCTCCCGTGTTCAACTCGCCCAGGATGTCGCGGCGGAGCCTGCGTCTGCAGACCACTGGTGGTCTCTATGGCAACGACAGCCTGGCTGAATTCTCCTCCCAGAACCACAGCAGCGGAGGGTCCAGTCGGACAGAGTCATG gaTGGTAAGGAGCagaaagcagcagcagcagtctgCCTCCAGCTCCCGGTCCCTGAACCAGTCCCTGTCCCTGAACCAGTCCCGGTCCCTGAACCTGTCCCTGAATCAGACGCCACGCAAgaccctctccttctccactacCAACACTCCCTCTACGGGCTGCACCACTGCCAGCGATGCCTCCCTGCTATCCTCCATCCTGGACCAGTCCAGCCTCCGCCAGCgatccaccaccactactaccacagaCGGCTACTGGG GTTCAGATCAGGATACCAATCTGAAAG GGAGGAGTTCAAGGACGGACCACAGCTCAACGGGTGCGAACGGCGGCGTCAACACTGTGTCGCACAGCCACGCCATGGTCGCCAACGGTTACACCTGTAAAGACTGTTCCATACACTCTGAGAGGAAAGAAGCTCTCACCAcatactcctcctcttcctcgtctcGGGCTGCCTCTGCTGCAGAAGCTGCCGCCGCCCtttcatcctcttcctcatctcaggCTGCCTCTGCTGCAGCAGCTGCTAACGCCATCTCATCATCATCAGCCTCATCCTCCAGTTTATACTGCACGGTCAAGAGTCAGAGGAGCAAGACAG GTCTCCTGGTGTCAGTCTCTAACACGTGTTTCCACTACAGCAGACGAGCCCTGGCCCCCATAGTGTCCATGATGACACTGCTCTACCAGAACGTTCTGTGGCTGGGCACAAGAGCCAAGAGCCACTCAGGCAAAG CTCACTCCAGTTACTGTGGGAGCATGAATGTAAAAGACCACGTGATGGGAGACGGACACCCCCACTTTTTGAATGGCTCGTTGT GTGACGACTGTAAAGGGAAGCAGCACCTGGGGACCAACACACTGgtccacagtcacacacagacctCCAGAACTCACCGTCTACTGGGGGGTCTGTGGACCCTTATAGCTTACACAG GCTACTGTCTGCTCCAGCCAGGTTACTATGTAGTGAGGTCAGGCCTGGCGCTGGGGTCAGCAGTGGGGTCAGCAGTACGGTCAGTGGCTCAGAGACTACTGTCAGTGCTGTGGCTAGTCCTGGGAGCTCCAG gtaaaGCAGCCAGACGGTTGTTGTGGTGTCTGGGGACAGGCTGGTACCAGCTGGTGTGTCTCATGTCTCTGTTCAACGTCTTCTTCCTGACCCG gTGCCTGCCCAGAATGTGgaagctcctcctcttcctccttcccctcctgctACTCCTGT ggttGTGGTTCTGGGGTCCGTCCAGTTTCCTCTCCTACCTTCCAGCCATAAACCTGACAGAGTGGCGCTCCAGAGTGGTGTCCCCCTTCACCCTCTCATCGTTTATCCTGACCCCTGCCCTTGTTCCCACCCCCGCCACACCACTGGAGCAGACTACCCCAGCACCCCCCGGCCCACAGGCACAG CCAGTCCTTCCCCCCATAGTCACTGTGGACACAGAGAGCCTGGAGCGGGTGGAGCATGGTCTGGCCCTGCTGTGGGAGCGGGTGCAGCAGGGGGACCAGAGGCAGGAGCAGCATCACGGGGACACCCTGGCCCAGTACACCCTCCTGAGGGAGCAGCTGGACAGCCAGACGGACAGGGACAGCctgggtctctgggtctctggCTTGCTGGAGCACAGGATCACCctgctgagaggagagctggagcaGCAGGAGGCCTCACACAGGGCACAG ACTGAAGAGCAGAGGGTTCAGCAGCAGCAGAGTCAGGAGACACGGCTAGCTGAGCTGGAGAGGCTGCTGCAGGTCCTCGCTACTAAATCTGAG GCGGTGCAACAGAAACGGGAACAGCGGAAGGAGGAGACAGCCACACCACCCCCTGCCTCTGTCCCTGTCAG TGTGGGTGTGGACCAGGAGGCCCATGCTGCTTTGCTGGCGGAGGTGCAGAGGCTGGAGGAGGAGCTGGGTCGGATCAGGGGCGACCTGCAGGGGGTGATGGGATGTCAAGGGAAATGTGAGCAACTGAACACAATCCAGGAAACG GTGTCTACCCAGGTGTCCGCCCAGGTGAGGCGGGAGCTGCGGGCCCTGTTCTACGGCTCTGACGACCAGACCCCCCAGGGTGAACCAGACATCCCCAAGGGACTCCTCCAGTGGCTGTCGTTGCGCTTTGTGAGCGGGGCCGACCTGCAGGCCCTCCTGGCCAACCTGGAGCTCAGCATCCTGAGGAACGTGTCGCTGCAGCTGGAGCAGAGCAGGGCTGAGGCCAGGGCTGCAGTCATCACCacccagacccaggctattacaCAGAGTGCCCAACACACCGCCGTGGGCGGGGGACTGTCTGAGGAG cAAGTGCAGCTGATCGTCCAGAATGCCCTGAAACTCTACTCCCAGGATAGGACGGGCCTAGTGGACTACGCCCTGGAGTCTGGAG GCGGTAGCATCCTAAGCACGCGCTGCTCGGAGACGTACGAGACAAAGACGGCCCTCATGAGTCTGTTCAGCGTGCCCCTCTGGTACTTCTCCCAGTCACCCCGCGTCGCCATCCAG ccTGATATGTATCCAGGGAACTGCTGGGCGTTTAAAGGTTCTCATGGTTACCTGGTCATCCGGTTGTCCCTGAGGATCCTCCCCACAGCCTTCTGTCTGGAGCACATCCCCAAGGCCCTGTCCCCTACCGGCAACATCACCAGCGCCCCGCGCAACTTCACTGTCTAT GGTCTGGATGATGAGTATCAGGAGGAGGGGAAGCTGTTGGGTCAATACACCTACCAGGAGGATGGAGACTCAATGCAGAACTTCCCTGTCATG GAGAAGAACGAAAGGGCCTTCCAGATCATCGAGGTGCGGGTGCTGACCAACTGGGGTCACCCCGAGTACACCTGCCTCTACCGCTTCAGAGTCCACGGAGAACCTCGCATCCAGTGA
- the LOC115206256 gene encoding SUN domain-containing protein 1 isoform X6, translating into MQGKESDRRMTMDFSRLHTYTPPQCAPENTGYTYSLSSSYSTVALEFEKVHQIAPVFNSPRMSRRSLRLQTTGGLYGNDSLAEFSSQNHSSGGSSRTESWMVRSRKQQQQSASSSRSLNQSLSLNQSRSLNLSLNQTPRKTLSFSTTNTPSTGCTTASDASLLSSILDQSSLRQRSTTTTTTDGYWGSDQDTNLKGRSSRTDHSSTGANGGVNTVSHSHAMVANGYTCKDCSIHSERKEALTTYSSSSSSRAASAAEAAAALSSSSSSQAASAAAAANAISSSSASSSSLYCTVKSQRSKTGLLVSVSNTCFHYSRRALAPIVSMMTLLYQNVLWLGTRAKSHSGKAHSSYCGSMNVKDHVMGDGHPHFLNGSLCYCLLQPGYYVVRSGLALGSAVGSAVRSVAQRLLSVLWLVLGAPGKAARRLLWCLGTGWYQLVCLMSLFNVFFLTRCLPRMWKLLLFLLPLLLLLWLWFWGPSSFLSYLPAINLTEWRSRVVSPFTLSSFILTPALVPTPATPLEQTTPAPPGPQAQPVLPPIVTVDTESLERVEHGLALLWERVQQGDQRQEQHHGDTLAQYTLLREQLDSQTDRDSLGLWVSGLLEHRITLLRGELEQQEASHRAQTEEQRVQQQQSQETRLAELERLLQVLATKSEAVQQKREQRKEETATPPPASVPVSVGVDQEAHAALLAEVQRLEEELGRIRGDLQGVMGCQGKCEQLNTIQETVSTQVSAQVRRELRALFYGSDDQTPQGEPDIPKGLLQWLSLRFVSGADLQALLANLELSILRNVSLQLEQSRAEARAAVITTQTQAITQSAQHTAVGGGLSEEQVQLIVQNALKLYSQDRTGLVDYALESGGGSILSTRCSETYETKTALMSLFSVPLWYFSQSPRVAIQPDMYPGNCWAFKGSHGYLVIRLSLRILPTAFCLEHIPKALSPTGNITSAPRNFTVYGLDDEYQEEGKLLGQYTYQEDGDSMQNFPVMEKNERAFQIIEVRVLTNWGHPEYTCLYRFRVHGEPRIQ; encoded by the exons ATGCAAGGGAAGGAG TCTGATCGGAGAATGACCATGGATTTCTCTCgcctacacacatacactcctCCACAGTGTGCTCCAGAGAACACAGGATATACCTACTCCCTCAG CTCCAGCTACTCGACTGTGGCCCTAGAGTTTGAGAAGGTGCATCAGATCGCTCCCGTGTTCAACTCGCCCAGGATGTCGCGGCGGAGCCTGCGTCTGCAGACCACTGGTGGTCTCTATGGCAACGACAGCCTGGCTGAATTCTCCTCCCAGAACCACAGCAGCGGAGGGTCCAGTCGGACAGAGTCATG gaTGGTAAGGAGCagaaagcagcagcagcagtctgCCTCCAGCTCCCGGTCCCTGAACCAGTCCCTGTCCCTGAACCAGTCCCGGTCCCTGAACCTGTCCCTGAATCAGACGCCACGCAAgaccctctccttctccactacCAACACTCCCTCTACGGGCTGCACCACTGCCAGCGATGCCTCCCTGCTATCCTCCATCCTGGACCAGTCCAGCCTCCGCCAGCgatccaccaccactactaccacagaCGGCTACTGGG GTTCAGATCAGGATACCAATCTGAAAG GGAGGAGTTCAAGGACGGACCACAGCTCAACGGGTGCGAACGGCGGCGTCAACACTGTGTCGCACAGCCACGCCATGGTCGCCAACGGTTACACCTGTAAAGACTGTTCCATACACTCTGAGAGGAAAGAAGCTCTCACCAcatactcctcctcttcctcgtctcGGGCTGCCTCTGCTGCAGAAGCTGCCGCCGCCCtttcatcctcttcctcatctcaggCTGCCTCTGCTGCAGCAGCTGCTAACGCCATCTCATCATCATCAGCCTCATCCTCCAGTTTATACTGCACGGTCAAGAGTCAGAGGAGCAAGACAG GTCTCCTGGTGTCAGTCTCTAACACGTGTTTCCACTACAGCAGACGAGCCCTGGCCCCCATAGTGTCCATGATGACACTGCTCTACCAGAACGTTCTGTGGCTGGGCACAAGAGCCAAGAGCCACTCAGGCAAAG CTCACTCCAGTTACTGTGGGAGCATGAATGTAAAAGACCACGTGATGGGAGACGGACACCCCCACTTTTTGAATGGCTCGTTGT GCTACTGTCTGCTCCAGCCAGGTTACTATGTAGTGAGGTCAGGCCTGGCGCTGGGGTCAGCAGTGGGGTCAGCAGTACGGTCAGTGGCTCAGAGACTACTGTCAGTGCTGTGGCTAGTCCTGGGAGCTCCAG gtaaaGCAGCCAGACGGTTGTTGTGGTGTCTGGGGACAGGCTGGTACCAGCTGGTGTGTCTCATGTCTCTGTTCAACGTCTTCTTCCTGACCCG gTGCCTGCCCAGAATGTGgaagctcctcctcttcctccttcccctcctgctACTCCTGT ggttGTGGTTCTGGGGTCCGTCCAGTTTCCTCTCCTACCTTCCAGCCATAAACCTGACAGAGTGGCGCTCCAGAGTGGTGTCCCCCTTCACCCTCTCATCGTTTATCCTGACCCCTGCCCTTGTTCCCACCCCCGCCACACCACTGGAGCAGACTACCCCAGCACCCCCCGGCCCACAGGCACAG CCAGTCCTTCCCCCCATAGTCACTGTGGACACAGAGAGCCTGGAGCGGGTGGAGCATGGTCTGGCCCTGCTGTGGGAGCGGGTGCAGCAGGGGGACCAGAGGCAGGAGCAGCATCACGGGGACACCCTGGCCCAGTACACCCTCCTGAGGGAGCAGCTGGACAGCCAGACGGACAGGGACAGCctgggtctctgggtctctggCTTGCTGGAGCACAGGATCACCctgctgagaggagagctggagcaGCAGGAGGCCTCACACAGGGCACAG ACTGAAGAGCAGAGGGTTCAGCAGCAGCAGAGTCAGGAGACACGGCTAGCTGAGCTGGAGAGGCTGCTGCAGGTCCTCGCTACTAAATCTGAG GCGGTGCAACAGAAACGGGAACAGCGGAAGGAGGAGACAGCCACACCACCCCCTGCCTCTGTCCCTGTCAG TGTGGGTGTGGACCAGGAGGCCCATGCTGCTTTGCTGGCGGAGGTGCAGAGGCTGGAGGAGGAGCTGGGTCGGATCAGGGGCGACCTGCAGGGGGTGATGGGATGTCAAGGGAAATGTGAGCAACTGAACACAATCCAGGAAACG GTGTCTACCCAGGTGTCCGCCCAGGTGAGGCGGGAGCTGCGGGCCCTGTTCTACGGCTCTGACGACCAGACCCCCCAGGGTGAACCAGACATCCCCAAGGGACTCCTCCAGTGGCTGTCGTTGCGCTTTGTGAGCGGGGCCGACCTGCAGGCCCTCCTGGCCAACCTGGAGCTCAGCATCCTGAGGAACGTGTCGCTGCAGCTGGAGCAGAGCAGGGCTGAGGCCAGGGCTGCAGTCATCACCacccagacccaggctattacaCAGAGTGCCCAACACACCGCCGTGGGCGGGGGACTGTCTGAGGAG cAAGTGCAGCTGATCGTCCAGAATGCCCTGAAACTCTACTCCCAGGATAGGACGGGCCTAGTGGACTACGCCCTGGAGTCTGGAG GCGGTAGCATCCTAAGCACGCGCTGCTCGGAGACGTACGAGACAAAGACGGCCCTCATGAGTCTGTTCAGCGTGCCCCTCTGGTACTTCTCCCAGTCACCCCGCGTCGCCATCCAG ccTGATATGTATCCAGGGAACTGCTGGGCGTTTAAAGGTTCTCATGGTTACCTGGTCATCCGGTTGTCCCTGAGGATCCTCCCCACAGCCTTCTGTCTGGAGCACATCCCCAAGGCCCTGTCCCCTACCGGCAACATCACCAGCGCCCCGCGCAACTTCACTGTCTAT GGTCTGGATGATGAGTATCAGGAGGAGGGGAAGCTGTTGGGTCAATACACCTACCAGGAGGATGGAGACTCAATGCAGAACTTCCCTGTCATG GAGAAGAACGAAAGGGCCTTCCAGATCATCGAGGTGCGGGTGCTGACCAACTGGGGTCACCCCGAGTACACCTGCCTCTACCGCTTCAGAGTCCACGGAGAACCTCGCATCCAGTGA